From Triticum aestivum cultivar Chinese Spring chromosome 4A, IWGSC CS RefSeq v2.1, whole genome shotgun sequence, a single genomic window includes:
- the LOC123085767 gene encoding uncharacterized protein isoform X2, producing MVAPATLSLRPCATLAPSRAALHRAHAHAGFAPASRPALSVSCPPTRFESLRRAATAVSDRQGSAEPSEKEEKSRTYYFLVANAKFMLDDEEHFQEQLQEKLRLYEERSKEQDFWLVIEPKFLDRFPNVAKRLKRPAVALVSTDRNWIRFMKLRLDRVLAEQFDAETPEEALASNPAELKFDKPDKWTAPYPKYESGWWEAFLPPKSSNGTA from the exons ATGGTGGCTCCGGCGACGCTGTCCCTCCGCCCCTGCGCGACCCTCGCGCCGTCCAGGGCCGCGCTCCACCGCGCCCACGCCCACGCCGGGTTCGCCCCCGCTAGTCGTCCAGCCCTCTCCGTCTCCTGCCCGCCGACGCGCTTCGAGAgcctccgccgcgccgccaccgccgtatCCGACCGGCAAGGCTCCGCAGAGCCTTCCGAGAAA GAGGAGAAGTCGCGGACCTACTACTTCCTGGTGGCGAACGCCAAGTTCATGCTGGACGACGAAGAGCACTTCCAGGAGCAGCTCCAGGAGAAGCTGCGGCTCTACGAGGAGCGCAGCAAGGAGCAGGACTTCTGGCTTGTGATCGAGCCCAAGTTTCTAGACAGGTTCCCCAACGTCGCCAAGCGGCTCAAGCGCCCCGCCGTCGCGCTCGTCTCCACCGACCGCAACTGGATCAG ATTCATGAAACTAAGGCTGGACAGGGTCTTAGCGGAGCAATTCGATGCAGAGACACCTGAAGAAGCATTGGCTTCTAACCCTGCAGAGTTGAAATTCGATAAGCCTGACAAATGGACAGCTCCATACCCCAAATACGAGTCTGGATGGTGGGAGGCCTTCTTACCTCCAAAGTCCAGCAACGGCACGGCTTAG
- the LOC123085769 gene encoding probable calcium-binding protein CML27: protein MDTAPAPAPAKPSLSRKPSPSFRLRNGSLNALRLRRVFDLFDRNGDGEITLDEMAAALDTLGLGADRASLEATVGAYIPAGAAGLGFEDFEGLHRALGDALFGPIVEEEPGKEGEAEDEDMKEAFRVFDENGDGFISAAELQAVLKKLGLAEARNLAAVQEMICNVDRDRDGQVDFGEFKCMMQGITVWGA, encoded by the coding sequence ATGGACaccgctcccgctcccgctcccgctAAGCCGTCCTTGTCCAGGAAGCCCTCGCCGTCGTTCCGCCTCCGCAACGGCAGCCTCAATGCCCTGCGCCTGCGCCGCGTGTTCGACCTCTTCGACCGCAACGGCGACGGCGAGATCACCCTCGACGAGATGGCGGCCGCGCTCGACACGCTCGGCCTCGGCGCCGACCGCGCCAGCCTGGAGGCCACCGTCGGCGCCTACATCCCGGCCGGCGCCGCCGGGCTCGGCTTCGAGGACTTCGAGGGCCTCCACCGCGCTCTCGGCGACGCGCTCTTCGGCCCCATCGTCGAGGAGGAGCCCGGCAAGGAGGGCGAGGCCGAGGACGAGGACATGAAGGAGGCGTTCCGGGTCTTCGACGAGAACGGCGACGGGTTCATCTCGGCGGCCGAGCTGCAGGCCGTGCTCAAGAAGCTGGGCCTGGCGGAGGCGCGGAACCTGGCGGCGGTGCAGGAGATGATCTGCAACGTCGACCGCGACCGCGACGGCCAGGTCGACTTCGGCGAGTTCAAGTGCATGATGCAGGGGATCACCGTGTGGGGAGCTTGA
- the LOC123085767 gene encoding uncharacterized protein isoform X1 encodes MVAPATLSLRPCATLAPSRAALHRAHAHAGFAPASRPALSVSCPPTRFESLRRAATAVSDRQGSAEPSEKQEEKSRTYYFLVANAKFMLDDEEHFQEQLQEKLRLYEERSKEQDFWLVIEPKFLDRFPNVAKRLKRPAVALVSTDRNWIRFMKLRLDRVLAEQFDAETPEEALASNPAELKFDKPDKWTAPYPKYESGWWEAFLPPKSSNGTA; translated from the exons ATGGTGGCTCCGGCGACGCTGTCCCTCCGCCCCTGCGCGACCCTCGCGCCGTCCAGGGCCGCGCTCCACCGCGCCCACGCCCACGCCGGGTTCGCCCCCGCTAGTCGTCCAGCCCTCTCCGTCTCCTGCCCGCCGACGCGCTTCGAGAgcctccgccgcgccgccaccgccgtatCCGACCGGCAAGGCTCCGCAGAGCCTTCCGAGAAA CAGGAGGAGAAGTCGCGGACCTACTACTTCCTGGTGGCGAACGCCAAGTTCATGCTGGACGACGAAGAGCACTTCCAGGAGCAGCTCCAGGAGAAGCTGCGGCTCTACGAGGAGCGCAGCAAGGAGCAGGACTTCTGGCTTGTGATCGAGCCCAAGTTTCTAGACAGGTTCCCCAACGTCGCCAAGCGGCTCAAGCGCCCCGCCGTCGCGCTCGTCTCCACCGACCGCAACTGGATCAG ATTCATGAAACTAAGGCTGGACAGGGTCTTAGCGGAGCAATTCGATGCAGAGACACCTGAAGAAGCATTGGCTTCTAACCCTGCAGAGTTGAAATTCGATAAGCCTGACAAATGGACAGCTCCATACCCCAAATACGAGTCTGGATGGTGGGAGGCCTTCTTACCTCCAAAGTCCAGCAACGGCACGGCTTAG